In the Pontibacillus sp. HMF3514 genome, TATAGTAGAAGCTTATGAGCAATTATCTGTAATCGATACCGCACGCCCTCATTATTCGTTAGCCACACAAGTTGCAGCAGCTTCCGTTGCTAGTGGTTGTTTTGCCATCATGTTTCAAGGAAATTGGTATGATTTCCTTCCGGCCTGCATCTCTGGAGGAGCAGGGTTTGTCGTGCTTTTATTACTGCATCACCTGTTTAAAATTAAATTTTTCGCTGAATTCTTAGCTTCGTTATTAATTGGGACACTAGCCTATTTGTTTATATCATTTGGGGTGGGACATGAGACAGATAAGATCGTTATAGGGTCTGTTATGCCCCTAGTGCCCGGGCTTCATATTACGAATGCAGTTCGAGATTTAATGGCAGGACATTTGGTGTCGGGATTATCAAAAGGAGCGGAAGCCTTCCTCACAGCTACTGCGATCGGTGGAGGCGTGGCGATTGCTTTTTCAATTTTTTAAAGAGGGAGGGGGACGTATATGATTGCTGAACAATTTATCACAAGTTTTATAGCTTCAGCTTCATTTGGCATACTCTTCCAGGCTCCGAAAAGTACAATCCTTAAATGTGGGTTAGTGGGGACCATAGGATGGGTCATATACATATTATTTTTGGCATCCAATATGGATGCAATGACAGGTGCGTTTGTTGCATCATTTGTTATTGCCATGATTGGACAGTTCTTTGCCAGGATCTATAAAACGCCCGTTATTGTATTTAGTGTAGCCGGTATTATACCTTTGGTACCTGGAGGGCTAGCCTATGATGCCATGCGTCACTTTGTCCAAAATAATTATGGAGAAGCTTTACCTACAGCAGCAAGTGTATTTATGAACTCAGGCGCAATCGCCATTGGGCTTGTGCTCTCAGAAGTGATGAACCAGGTTTTGAGGAAGATGAGGAAACGAGAGTTGTGGAGATGATCAAGCCCAAACATTGATGTGATTTAACACCATAAAAAACTCCTATCAAAGATGATTAATGGGTTCACTTGAGAGGGAGAAAAACTAAAATAACACAATAAATAACCGTTAAATTAGCCCTTGAATTAACATTGTAAATCACACTACAAAACGCATTGATGATATCAATGCGTTTTTATCTATATCAACCCGCAATCAATTAGCTTTTTATGTAAAAATTAAATTAAAGAGTATTAGGAATGTACTAATTGAGTTTATTCAACAAACGGGCCATATTGAAGACTCAGTTTCGAGATAAATTATTGAAAATTAGTGTTTATTCCCTCGATATTAGTAATGAGTCCGCTAGATGATTTATAATGAACGTAAAGGTACTTAAAGGAGGTTCTTCGTTTGGGTGCAAAAGAAGATGTTATCAAACTTATTAATGAGTTACCTGAATCAGCAACTACAGAAGATATCATGCGGAAACTGTATGAGCGAATCAAAATCGAAAAAGGTATTTATGAATTAGATGAAGGAAGGTCTTTTACTCATACGGAAGTAAAAGAGAAAATGGATAAATAGCTGAAATAATATGGGCGCAAAGTGCTGTTAATGATTTGGACGAAATTTGCACTTATATATCTCATGATTCTGAAGAATATGCACGATTATTTGCAAGAAGAATACTTGAAGCCATTGAGCAAGTAGCTACATTCCCTCTTTCAGGTAAAATTGTACCTGAGTTAAAAAATCAACTTATTAGGGGAAAAATTCACGGTAATTACAGAATTATTTATAGAGACATGGGAGAAGTCCTAGAAGTTGTTAGAATCATGCATGCTGCAAGGGACTTTGAATAAGTAACAATTTCATGAATAATTATCTCAAATTCAAGATATTAATGTTAGGGCGCTTTCCTGGAATAAGGAAGGCCCTTTTTATTTGTCTTGCTCGTATAATCAGGCGAGTTCCAAATTGGATATTTGTGTTAAAATTTGAATTAGATTGTAATGAAATTCACTTAAACTAACGAGCAGGTTAGCTTAAAAAAACTATATAATTATGGATTTGCAAGAAGTCGGTGTTAATAGATAATAAAGTTCTTTAATTACAAAAGTAGGGTGATAAGTCAATGATAGGAATAAGCATAGCAACTAAGTGGGAATACGAAGCAACATTGGAATACTTTAGCATAAAAGATAACGAACGTTTCGGTTATCCTTATGGCGAGTATTTCATGAGAACAATTAATGATACTGAGCTCGTTTTTTATAGTACCGGTGTAAGAAAAGTAAATGGTGTTGGTGGTAATCAGTATATGATTTCTAAATTTAATTTAACTAAAGTAATCGTTGCTGGAACATGTGCAGGAATAGATGATAAGTTCAGTAATTTGGATATTTTTGTACCAGATAAAGCCGTTCAATATGATTGCACAGTAAAAGAAATTGAGCCTTTTATTAAACAATCCTTCATAGTCGATATTGATCTATCAAAATATGGAAATGATTTTTATGCCGGAACAATTGGAACCGCTGATAAAGCAGTAGTTATGTGGAAGGACTATTTAGAACTTAAAGAAAACAAAATAATAATAGCCGATACAGAAGCGGGTGCAATTGCTTATATCTGTAAGAAGAATGATGTTGAGTGCATTATTATAAAAGGAATATCTGATTTTCCAACAGAAGAAAGTAACTCTGAAAAATTCGAATCGAACAATGAACAAATTAATATTTATTTAGAAAACACCCCCAAAGTTATGAACAAAATATTTGGCGAATATTTAAAGAGATTTATTTAAATAAAT is a window encoding:
- a CDS encoding threonine/serine exporter family protein, whose amino-acid sequence is MHLDTAHTQKLEMVELCLLIGRIMLQNGAETYRVEDTMTRIAASYGKEDAQSFVTPTGIFFSVSRAEPAKLVRVYDRATNLSKVTAANNISRNITGGRLTIVEAYEQLSVIDTARPHYSLATQVAAASVASGCFAIMFQGNWYDFLPACISGGAGFVVLLLLHHLFKIKFFAEFLASLLIGTLAYLFISFGVGHETDKIVIGSVMPLVPGLHITNAVRDLMAGHLVSGLSKGAEAFLTATAIGGGVAIAFSIF
- a CDS encoding type II toxin-antitoxin system RelE/ParE family toxin → MWAQSAVNDLDEICTYISHDSEEYARLFARRILEAIEQVATFPLSGKIVPELKNQLIRGKIHGNYRIIYRDMGEVLEVVRIMHAARDFE
- a CDS encoding threonine/serine exporter family protein, with translation MIAEQFITSFIASASFGILFQAPKSTILKCGLVGTIGWVIYILFLASNMDAMTGAFVASFVIAMIGQFFARIYKTPVIVFSVAGIIPLVPGGLAYDAMRHFVQNNYGEALPTAASVFMNSGAIAIGLVLSEVMNQVLRKMRKRELWR
- a CDS encoding permease; translation: MIGISIATKWEYEATLEYFSIKDNERFGYPYGEYFMRTINDTELVFYSTGVRKVNGVGGNQYMISKFNLTKVIVAGTCAGIDDKFSNLDIFVPDKAVQYDCTVKEIEPFIKQSFIVDIDLSKYGNDFYAGTIGTADKAVVMWKDYLELKENKIIIADTEAGAIAYICKKNDVECIIIKGISDFPTEESNSEKFESNNEQINIYLENTPKVMNKIFGEYLKRFI